A window of the Polaribacter sp. HaHaR_3_91 genome harbors these coding sequences:
- a CDS encoding DUF5686 family protein, producing the protein MKIKLALIYTLLFSISLLAQTKVKGIITDADNTPLPYCSIQFKGSIEGTTSDENGGFYFESKETWKEIEISFIGYKTLIVPLENRISYNLKIILEEETDALDEIIIATGKQPKKNNPAIDILRKIWAQKRKNGLSHFNQYTYKKYQKVEFDLNTIDEKLKEKKIFKGLEFVFKDVDTSSITGKTFLPVFLNENLTHVYGDNTLNKEKEVLIANQNSGFSKDQQLIDYVDDLYAEYDIYDNYLKIFDKSFVSPLSKTGINNYNYVLADSSFIGKKWCYNIIYYPRRQNELTFKGNFWVNDSTFAVKEINLQVVKNANINWVKDVYIEQEFELLNDSIFVLKRDYLLSDFALSKKDKSRGIYGKKTTIYKDYVFNKPLKDEHFYDKKVFTPNTDSIYSKSREFWDNNRLEELNKNEKGIYKLIDTLKTVKKFKNINKAVQTSYSGYFEIESLNIDYGPIFSTFGYNDVEGLRVRVGARTYKSSNDLFRLEAYTAYGLKDENLKYGFQAKWLLNKKNRFIITGGKKNDIEQIGATLTANTDVLGRSDGSSSLISTGTNDKLTNVNITTLTGEIEPAPNLILKLSANYKTLSSASDSFSLDYNDVNASGGISSNIRQLETVFSMGYYPKRKMSGFGVQREPANTNYTKYFTQITRGTKDIFGSDFDYTKVQLSVFKLWEIGGLGRLKTSLEMGQTFGEVPLGLLSVAPGNQTYFMFNNTFNLLNFYEFVTDKYASFHLEHNFNGRIFSRIPLLKKTKLRTVIGFKTFLGDISDKNVALNTTGNSFEIPLTAPSQDPYYEYSVGVANIFKVLRVDFNFRGNYFDNSEARKFGVTAGLIFNF; encoded by the coding sequence TTATTTTCTATCTCTTTATTAGCTCAAACAAAAGTAAAGGGAATTATAACAGACGCAGACAACACACCTCTTCCTTATTGTAGTATACAATTTAAGGGCTCTATAGAAGGAACTACGAGTGATGAAAATGGTGGTTTTTATTTTGAATCTAAGGAAACTTGGAAAGAAATAGAAATATCTTTCATTGGCTATAAAACACTAATAGTACCTTTAGAAAACCGAATTAGCTATAACTTAAAAATTATACTTGAAGAAGAAACAGATGCTTTAGATGAAATTATAATAGCAACAGGAAAACAACCCAAAAAGAACAATCCTGCAATAGACATTCTTAGAAAAATTTGGGCTCAAAAACGTAAAAATGGTTTAAGTCACTTTAATCAATATACCTATAAAAAATACCAAAAGGTAGAATTTGATTTAAATACTATTGATGAAAAATTAAAAGAGAAAAAAATATTTAAAGGATTAGAATTTGTTTTTAAAGATGTAGACACCTCTAGCATAACCGGAAAAACTTTTTTACCTGTTTTTTTAAATGAAAACCTTACGCACGTATATGGAGACAATACTTTAAATAAAGAAAAAGAAGTTTTAATTGCAAACCAAAACTCTGGTTTTAGCAAAGACCAACAACTTATCGATTATGTAGATGACCTATATGCTGAATATGATATTTATGATAATTATTTAAAAATCTTCGATAAAAGCTTTGTAAGTCCATTGTCTAAAACAGGAATCAACAACTATAATTATGTTTTAGCAGACAGTTCTTTTATAGGTAAAAAATGGTGTTATAATATTATTTACTATCCTAGAAGACAAAACGAACTTACTTTTAAAGGTAATTTTTGGGTAAATGATTCCACATTTGCTGTTAAAGAAATTAATTTACAAGTAGTAAAAAATGCGAATATAAACTGGGTTAAAGATGTGTATATAGAGCAAGAGTTTGAATTGTTAAACGATTCTATTTTTGTTTTAAAAAGAGACTATTTATTATCTGATTTTGCACTTAGTAAAAAAGATAAATCAAGAGGAATCTATGGTAAAAAAACAACCATATATAAAGATTATGTTTTCAATAAACCACTAAAGGATGAACACTTTTATGATAAAAAAGTTTTTACGCCAAACACCGATTCCATATATAGTAAATCTAGAGAGTTTTGGGACAATAATAGATTAGAAGAACTCAACAAAAATGAAAAAGGTATTTACAAATTAATAGATACCTTAAAAACGGTTAAAAAGTTTAAGAATATAAACAAAGCTGTTCAGACTTCGTATTCTGGATACTTTGAAATTGAATCCTTAAACATAGATTATGGCCCTATTTTTTCTACTTTTGGTTATAATGATGTAGAAGGATTACGAGTAAGAGTTGGGGCAAGAACTTATAAATCTTCTAATGACTTATTTAGACTAGAAGCCTATACTGCTTATGGCTTAAAAGATGAAAATTTAAAATATGGATTTCAAGCAAAATGGCTTCTAAACAAAAAAAATAGATTTATAATTACGGGTGGAAAGAAAAATGATATAGAACAAATTGGAGCTACTTTAACTGCAAATACAGATGTTTTAGGTAGAAGCGATGGTTCTTCATCATTAATAAGCACTGGTACAAATGATAAACTAACAAACGTTAATATTACTACGCTAACAGGAGAAATAGAACCAGCACCAAATTTAATATTAAAGCTTTCTGCAAATTATAAAACATTAAGTTCAGCTTCAGATAGTTTTAGTTTAGATTATAATGATGTTAACGCTTCAGGTGGCATATCTTCTAATATAAGGCAATTAGAAACCGTATTTTCTATGGGCTATTATCCTAAACGAAAAATGTCTGGTTTTGGAGTACAGCGAGAGCCTGCAAATACAAACTACACAAAATACTTTACCCAAATAACAAGAGGAACTAAAGATATTTTTGGTAGTGATTTTGATTATACTAAAGTACAGCTTTCTGTATTTAAATTATGGGAAATTGGCGGTCTAGGAAGGTTAAAAACTTCCTTAGAAATGGGACAAACTTTCGGAGAAGTCCCTTTAGGCTTATTAAGTGTTGCTCCAGGAAATCAAACTTATTTTATGTTTAACAATACCTTTAACCTATTAAATTTCTACGAATTTGTAACAGATAAATATGCTTCTTTTCATTTAGAGCATAATTTTAATGGTAGAATTTTTTCTAGAATTCCGTTGTTAAAAAAGACAAAATTAAGAACTGTAATAGGTTTTAAAACCTTTTTAGGAGATATCTCTGACAAAAATGTTGCACTGAACACAACCGGCAATAGTTTTGAGATCCCCTTAACTGCTCCTTCTCAAGATCCGTATTATGAATACAGTGTTGGTGTTGCTAATATTTTTAAGGTATTACGAGTAGATTTTAACTTTAGAGGAAACTACTTTGATAATTCAGAAGCAAGAAAATTTGGAGTGACAGCAGGATTGATATTTAATTTTTAA